The following is a genomic window from Solanum lycopersicum chromosome 6, SLM_r2.1.
ATGTTTAACGTTTGCTTCGTGATGTTTactgaaaattatatataaactagTCTGTATACTTGCTAGTGTGTACCAATATAGAGAAACAAAGAGAAGTCGAACTTGTTCTCGTCCGTGATAGTCAGTTCGGGTGCAGTGTTCTCTGTAATGTAACGTAAATGTAATAGAAGAGACGGAATTCAATTATCATTGCCACTCCCTTCTCAACAAAGTTGATATGAGTTCACgacttcatttttttcatttagttaCTGTgggttattattaatttattaacgTAAAAAATGGATTCTcaacattaaaattttaaaacttacaaaaatgagaaaaaataaaggtCCATAGGAATCATGCATTTTTAACCAATGAGGTATGGATAAGGGATAacgttttattattttacaaccAATCACAAGCTCCCACGTAAGAGTCATCCACCTTCAGAACCACAAAATTTGTCTGCCACCAAAAAATCCTCATGTTCATGTTTGAATCTTAGTTATATTCCTGTCTGACCTAAGTGTAACAATATTTGCAAAATGGCTACTGCAGCTTCCCCAATGGCTAGCCAGTTGAAGAGCAGTTTTACTTCGTCTTTAACCAGAGGTCACGGCCTTGTTACTCCCAAAGGCATTTCTGGTGCGCCTTTCAAGATTTTCCCTTCAACAAGAAAGTCTTGCTTCACCATCAAGGCTGTCCAAGCTGATAAAGTAATCATCACTCTTCTTATTATATCATGTTcttgaatttcaatattttctcaGTGTTTTtcgaaaatgataaaaatgtcaCATATGAAATACAAACATatacaatttcaattttcttttctataaATTAGATTCAATTGAACCCTCTTCGAATCATGTATATGGTTAATTCATGTCCTGATCTTCTTTGTTTCTGCAGCCTACTTTCCAAGTGATTCAGCCACTGAATGGTGACCCTTTCATTGGAAGTCTTGAAACTCCAGTCACCTCAAGCCCATTGATTGCATGGTACCTATCCAACTTGCCTGCCTACCGGACCGCGGTGAACCCGCTTCTCCGGGGAGTAGAAGTGGGCCTGGCCCATGGATTCTTACTAGTTGGGCCTTTTGTAAAAGCTGGTCCATTAAGAAACACAGCTTATGCAGGTAAAGTCCAATTTATAGTTACCTACAGAACTGTTAACTAACAAGGAAGGGGAGTATGAAAGAGAATTCAATTGAACCTCATTTGTCGAAAAATTACACTATggtccaattttttttgtacataTAATAGATGATGAACCCGGCGTATTGTATGCAGGGGGAGCTGGTTCATTGGCAGCAGCAGGACTTGTGGTGATCCTTAGCATGTGTTTGACAATTTATGGAATTTCATCATTCAAAGAAGGAGATCCATCAACAGCACCAGCATTGACATTGACTGGCAGGAAAAAAGTACCAGATCAATTGCAAACTGCAGATGGATGGGCTAAATTCACTGGTGGATTCTTTTTTGGTGGAATTTCTGGTGTCACTTGGGCTTATTTCCTCCTATATGTCCTTGATCTTCCTTACTTTGTTAAGtaaatttcattaattgatGCAACTATTATGAATCAAAGTTGTATATCGAACCGCTTGATCTCTTGGGGGAATGTAATGAATTTTTACTAGCATATCCGCACATTTTGTTCTTGATTCTAATTCTGGCCTCAGGCTCTAGTTTAGTGGTAATCGCGCAATGCATAATGTGTAATGTGTTAGGTGGCTAATCTTGgttatataaaaaagaagtgATATCTAGCACTCAAGGGCTGAAGGGCGTGGTTTAATGGTCTATGAAGTGGTTGAGAGTCATGAGGTCTCACGTTCAAATCTCCGATGATTCTTTTCATCTATGTGAAAGTTGGTCCAGACATCACGGttatcaaaaaagaagaagaagttggtTTCTCAAAATCAACCAGTTCAAGTTGGATTGTTTAGTCTAAAGACTAAATGGATAGCTGTTCACGAAATACAAATTTGGCTTGAAAGTGGTTTATATGCTTGTCAAAAATGGAACCAAATATAAGATACATGTCTTACAtataaattgttttaatttaatcaaCCATAAATGGTCACCTTCGAACTATTGGAAATGAAATATCATCCATTTGGTTTTTGGTTCAAAAATGCCTCAAAACTATTTGAAACATAACAAAATGCGTCTGCCATTAGCAAACTGTTTCAACTATGCTCCTCACCCGTTTAGGGAAAGGTGTGGGAACCAAGGCGTGATTCTCACACGTCattcaataaaaaaagttaataagGCGTGTGAGGGGTCACGCCTTTACCCTTTTGGTCTGTTTCGattttgttaaattattgatgaaaaaaGTTGTCATTTAGACTCTGAACTCTATTAAATTGCTGAAGAAACAATCGTATTGATTCTCatgttaacaaaaattattCGACTATAAGCTGATTCGCGCAACTCAACTATTAAGCATACCAAAATTACTTAATCCCTTTCCAATTTAATTTGTGTTCTTATAATGTAAAATTATTAAGTCAATTTGGTGTAAATAGGGACTTTTCTGTTTTCAAGAACAGCCACTACTGCTACTTTTTGGGTGCCTTgcaaatcacaaaaaaaaaaacgtaaCCTGCACTAAACAGGCctgatgtgacaaacttgaCCTAGAAAACAAACTCCTTGCTTTCGCTGGGAAGGGGTTTTAAACTTGAGACTCCTATCTGAAAGTCTCATGCCCAAACCACTGGGCCACCGTCGTGAAGGATGTAAACAGGACTTTCTTTCCCTGTTTTCTTTATACAAAAATCAAGTAAGCTATGAATGATCCATTCTTGACCAATGCAGTTTGGATAAGAGATAATGTTTTAAAACTAACCAATAAGAAGCTCCCACGTAAGAGTTTGATCCACCCTAAGAACCACCAAAATCTGTAAACCCAAAAGATTTTCTTTGCCAGTCATTAACAGGATTTGTCTGCATCTTTTGTTATATTCTGATCGAACAAACAGCAGTACTGCCAAACAATACTTTTCCAAAATGGCTACTGCAGCATCCACAATGGCTAGCCAGTTGAAGAGCAGCTTTGCTTCGTCTTTAACCAAAGGCCTCGGCCTTGTCACTCCCAAAGGCATTACTGGTGCACCTTTAAAGATTTTCCCTTCAACAAGAAAGTCTTGCTTCACCGTCAAGGCTGTCCAAGCTGATAAAGTAATCATCACTCTTCTTATTATCATGTTCTTGaatttgattactttttttgGAGATAATTATGATGTTTAGATCAATTTGTACTGCCTCAACAGGGGGTCAAATCGGTAGATTTTATATTTGTGTTAAAAACATTCACTTAATATGTTCAATAATTTATTCAGaactcataaatttaaaatttctgatCTATTGAGTAATTCTGTCCACTAAGGGTTGACAAATGAGAAAAAATCACCTATAGTTTGgatttctgttttttttatttagataaaTTGTGGAGCTAAAAGTTCTAAAGagaaatcttgaaagataataAAGTGTCACACTTGGATTTCAATCTCGCAATGTAAATTCAAGTTTCGAGAGTATGCGTGAATCTAATTGGGGGCGTAGAGTTTCTAAGTGAAGGCAAGCACAACTATACATGGAACTAACTTTTTTTAATCACCTTTTGccattatataaaaagtttctCTTGTGTTGAGGAAATTCAGTAATTTAATTCTTTGGGTAGTGACAGAAAGATCAATGAATCTGAAAATCAATACTCAAATGTCATACCTAAAGCTTatcttataagaaaaaaaaattcttacaaattttggtttgttttgTGTTGTTTTTCTTGATTCTGCAGCCTACTTTCCAAGTGGTTCAGCCCCTTAATGGTGACCCTTTCATTGGAAGTCTTGAAACTCCAGTCACCTCAAGTCCATTGATTGCATGGTATCTCTCCAACTTGCCTGCCTATCGGACCGCGGTGAACCCACTTCTCCGGGGAGTAGAAGTGGGCCTGGCCCATGGATTCTTACTAGTTGGCCCATTCGTTAAGGCTGGTCCGTTAAGAAACACAGCCTATGCAGGTAAAATCCGACTATAGAATTTTAACTTGATGAGTTTAATCTTTATAACTCGCGGTTGATTCACACTGTAGATGTCCCTAGTTTTTTAGAGTTTTGCCAATAGATAACAGTCATCTAACATCTACAAAATTTGGTCTAACAAGGTCATTTACAAAACAGTTCTGCAACTCAACTTATTGTACTGTTTATGCATACACGATATATATCTAATTTGTGTGTCGAAAATATTGTTGCAGGGGGAGCTGGTTCATTGGCAGCAGCAGGACTTGTTGTGATCCTTAGTATGTGTTTGACAATTTATGGAATTTCATCATTCAAAGAAGGAGATCCATCAACAGCACCAGCACTAACATTGACTGGCAGGAAAAAAGTACCAGA
Proteins encoded in this region:
- the LOC101265555 gene encoding photosystem I reaction center subunit XI, chloroplastic, coding for MATAASTMASQLKSSFASSLTKGLGLVTPKGITGAPLKIFPSTRKSCFTVKAVQADKPTFQVVQPLNGDPFIGSLETPVTSSPLIAWYLSNLPAYRTAVNPLLRGVEVGLAHGFLLVGPFVKAGPLRNTAYAGGAGSLAAAGLVVILSMCLTIYGISSFKEGDPSTAPALTLTGRKKVPDQLQTADGWAKFTGGFFFGGSSGVTWAYFLLYVLDLPYFVK
- the LOC101265249 gene encoding photosystem I reaction center subunit XI, chloroplastic; this translates as MATAASPMASQLKSSFTSSLTRGHGLVTPKGISGAPFKIFPSTRKSCFTIKAVQADKPTFQVIQPLNGDPFIGSLETPVTSSPLIAWYLSNLPAYRTAVNPLLRGVEVGLAHGFLLVGPFVKAGPLRNTAYAGGAGSLAAAGLVVILSMCLTIYGISSFKEGDPSTAPALTLTGRKKVPDQLQTADGWAKFTGGFFFGGISGVTWAYFLLYVLDLPYFVK